The proteins below are encoded in one region of Fusobacterium sp. IOR10:
- the atpD gene encoding F0F1 ATP synthase subunit beta, with protein MVNKGILTQIIGPIVDIKFKENLPKIYNALKVEKDGKTLILEVAQHIGNNMVRTIAMDDTNGLKRGMEAIDTESPITVPVGKAVLGRILNVLGEPVDNKGPIDTDERLPIHRNAPDFESQGTEVEIFETGIKIIDLLAPYIKGGKIGLFGGAGVGKTVLIQELINNIAKGHGGLSVFAGVGERTREGRDLYNEMTESGVLDKTALVYGQMNEPPGARLRVGLTGLTIAENFRDKEGQDVLLFIDNIFRFTQAGSEVSALLGRTPSAVGYQPNLATEMGALQERITSTKTGSITSVQAVYVPADDLTDPAPATTFSHLDATTVLSRRISSLGIYPAVDPLDSTSKALDPEIVGNEHYTVAREVQAVLQRYKELQDIIAILGMDELADEDKKAVSRARKIEKFFSQPFSVAEQFTGIKGKYVPIKETVRGFKEILEGKYDDLPEQAFLYVGTIEEVVSKGRELLKGDD; from the coding sequence TTGGTTAATAAAGGAATACTTACACAAATTATAGGTCCAATAGTTGATATAAAATTTAAAGAGAATTTGCCTAAAATATATAATGCTTTAAAAGTAGAAAAAGATGGGAAAACTCTTATTCTTGAAGTAGCACAACATATAGGAAACAATATGGTAAGAACAATCGCTATGGATGACACAAATGGATTAAAAAGGGGAATGGAAGCAATTGACACAGAGTCTCCAATAACTGTTCCAGTTGGAAAAGCTGTTTTAGGAAGAATATTAAATGTTTTAGGAGAACCTGTAGATAATAAAGGACCAATTGATACAGATGAAAGATTACCAATTCATAGAAATGCTCCTGATTTTGAATCTCAAGGAACAGAAGTTGAAATTTTTGAAACAGGAATAAAAATAATTGATTTATTAGCCCCTTATATAAAAGGTGGAAAAATAGGATTATTTGGTGGAGCAGGTGTAGGAAAAACAGTTTTAATACAAGAACTTATAAATAATATAGCTAAAGGTCACGGTGGATTATCTGTTTTTGCAGGTGTTGGAGAAAGAACAAGAGAAGGTAGAGATCTATATAATGAAATGACAGAATCAGGAGTTTTAGATAAAACTGCACTAGTTTATGGACAAATGAACGAACCACCAGGAGCAAGACTTAGAGTAGGATTAACAGGGTTAACAATAGCAGAAAACTTTAGAGATAAAGAAGGTCAAGATGTATTGTTATTTATAGATAATATATTTAGATTTACTCAAGCAGGTTCTGAAGTATCAGCATTATTAGGAAGAACCCCTTCAGCAGTTGGATATCAGCCTAATTTAGCTACAGAAATGGGAGCCCTACAAGAGAGGATAACATCTACTAAAACAGGATCAATTACATCAGTACAAGCTGTATATGTTCCTGCAGATGATTTAACAGATCCAGCTCCAGCAACAACATTTTCACATTTAGATGCAACAACAGTTCTTTCAAGAAGAATATCATCTTTGGGAATTTATCCAGCAGTGGATCCATTAGATTCAACATCAAAGGCTTTAGACCCAGAAATTGTTGGTAATGAACACTATACAGTTGCAAGGGAAGTACAAGCTGTATTACAAAGATATAAAGAATTACAAGATATTATAGCAATATTAGGAATGGACGAGCTAGCAGATGAAGATAAAAAAGCTGTTTCTAGAGCTAGAAAAATAGAAAAATTCTTTTCACAACCATTTTCAGTAGCAGAACAATTTACAGGTATTAAAGGAAAATATGTACCTATTAAAGAAACTGTTAGAGGTTTTAAAGAAATTTTAGAAGGAAAATATGATGATTTACCAGAACAAGCTTTTCTATATGTTGGAACAATAGAAGAAGTAGTTAGTAAAGGAAGAGAGTTATTGAAAGGGGATGACTAA
- the atpC gene encoding ATP synthase F1 subunit epsilon encodes MSSFKLEIITPLGIKFSKDVEYISLKTTEGNMGILANHTPFVAGLHSDDIKIKINNSTEISYYISGGFLEINKEKVLIIVDEAMLPDEIDLLEAKKELEFAQKKLKKLNEDNQIIMAQKSLQDALVKVRVAEKLL; translated from the coding sequence ATGAGTAGCTTTAAATTGGAAATAATAACCCCTTTAGGAATAAAATTTTCAAAAGATGTAGAATATATTTCATTAAAAACTACAGAGGGAAATATGGGAATATTAGCAAATCATACTCCTTTTGTTGCAGGTTTACATTCAGATGATATAAAAATAAAAATCAATAATTCAACAGAAATAAGTTATTATATTTCAGGAGGATTTTTAGAAATAAATAAAGAAAAAGTGTTGATTATTGTTGATGAAGCAATGTTACCTGATGAAATAGATTTATTGGAAGCTAAAAAAGAATTGGAATTTGCTCAGAAAAAATTAAAAAAATTAAATGAAGATAATCAAATAATAATGGCTCAGAAATCTCTTCAAGATGCATTGGTAAAAGTGAGAGTAGCTGAAAAATTGTTATAG